One Obesumbacterium proteus DNA window includes the following coding sequences:
- a CDS encoding L-cystine transporter — protein sequence MNLPLVINVLVFVALLLLLAQTRRTKWSLAKKVLVGLFMGVLFGLGLQLVYGSDNPVLKDSISWFNIVGNGYVQLLQMIVMPLVLVSILSAVAKLHNASSLGKISFLSIGTLLFTTMIAALVGVLVTNLFGLTAEGLVQGVQETARLAAINTNYAGKVSDLSVPQLVLSFIPKNPFADLTGASPTSIISVVIFAAILGTAALQLLKDDEVKGKRVLTAIDTLQSLVMKLVRQIMKLTPYGVLALMTKVVAGSNMHDIVKLGSFVVASYLGLAIMFVVHGLLLSFTGINPIKFFRKVWPVLTFAFTSRSSAASIPLNVEAQTRRIGVPESIASFSASFGATIGQNGCAGLYPAMLAVMVAPTVGINPLDPLWIATLVGIVTVSSAGVAGVGGGATFAALIVLPAMGLPVTLVALLISVEPLIDMGRTALNVNGSMAAGTITSQILRQTDKSVFDSEEEAELAHQ from the coding sequence ATGAACCTACCGCTCGTGATTAACGTGCTGGTGTTTGTGGCGCTATTATTGCTGCTGGCACAGACACGTCGTACAAAATGGAGCTTGGCTAAAAAAGTTTTAGTCGGCTTATTTATGGGGGTCCTGTTTGGTTTAGGGCTACAGCTGGTTTACGGTTCAGACAACCCAGTCCTCAAAGATTCAATCAGCTGGTTTAATATCGTCGGTAACGGCTATGTACAGCTGCTGCAAATGATCGTGATGCCGCTGGTATTAGTGTCTATCCTGAGCGCCGTGGCTAAACTGCACAATGCGTCATCGCTGGGCAAAATCAGCTTCCTTTCTATTGGTACTCTCCTCTTCACCACGATGATCGCAGCATTGGTCGGGGTGTTAGTGACCAACCTGTTTGGCTTAACGGCAGAAGGTTTGGTTCAGGGCGTGCAAGAAACCGCGCGTCTGGCCGCCATCAATACCAACTATGCCGGTAAAGTTTCAGACCTGAGTGTTCCGCAGCTGGTGCTGTCATTTATTCCTAAAAACCCGTTTGCCGACCTGACCGGTGCAAGCCCAACGTCTATTATCAGCGTGGTTATCTTTGCAGCAATCTTGGGAACCGCGGCGCTGCAACTGCTGAAAGACGATGAAGTTAAAGGTAAACGCGTTCTTACCGCTATCGATACTCTGCAATCGCTGGTCATGAAGCTGGTTCGCCAAATCATGAAGCTAACGCCATACGGCGTACTGGCGCTGATGACCAAAGTCGTTGCGGGTTCTAATATGCACGACATCGTCAAACTGGGTAGCTTCGTGGTTGCGTCCTATCTTGGCTTGGCAATCATGTTTGTGGTACACGGTTTACTGCTGTCGTTTACCGGCATTAACCCAATAAAATTCTTCCGCAAAGTCTGGCCGGTTCTGACATTCGCCTTCACCAGCCGTTCTAGCGCCGCCAGTATTCCATTAAACGTGGAAGCACAAACCCGCCGTATTGGTGTGCCTGAATCTATCGCCAGTTTCTCAGCTTCTTTCGGTGCTACGATTGGCCAGAACGGCTGTGCAGGGCTTTATCCCGCGATGTTAGCGGTGATGGTTGCACCCACCGTCGGGATTAACCCGCTCGATCCGCTGTGGATTGCAACGCTGGTCGGTATTGTCACCGTGAGTTCCGCAGGCGTTGCTGGCGTGGGCGGTGGCGCAACCTTCGCTGCGCTAATCGTTTTACCGGCGATGGGCTTACCGGTGACGTTAGTGGCGCTGCTTATCTCCGTGGAACCGCTGATTGATATGGGACGTACCGCGTTGAACGTGAATGGTTCAATGGCGGCAGGCACCATCACCAGCCAGATCCTACGTCAAACCGATAAGAGCGTATTTGATTCTGAAGAAGAAGCCGAGCTGGCGCATCAGTAA
- the kdgR gene encoding DNA-binding transcriptional regulator KdgR, protein MSTDIDKQPDSVSSVLKVFGILQALTEEREIGITELSQRVMMSKSTVYRFLQTMKSLGYVSQESESEKYSLTLKLFELGAHALQNVDLIRSADIEMRELSRLTRETIHLGALDEDGIVYIHKIDSMYNLRMYSRIGRRNPLHTTAIGKVLLAWRDRSEAEEIISQIEFKRSTEKTILTPEALLAALDEVKEQGFGEDIEEQEEGLRCIAVPVFDRFGVVIAGLSISFPTIRFSEDAKHEYVKMLHTAARNISEQLGYHDYPF, encoded by the coding sequence ATGTCAACAGATATAGATAAACAACCCGACTCGGTCTCTTCTGTACTTAAAGTGTTTGGGATTTTACAAGCGCTCACCGAAGAGCGCGAAATCGGCATCACCGAACTGTCCCAGCGCGTCATGATGTCGAAAAGCACCGTCTATCGCTTTCTACAAACCATGAAGTCTCTTGGTTATGTTTCGCAGGAGAGTGAGTCAGAGAAATATTCGCTGACGCTCAAACTGTTCGAACTGGGCGCGCATGCGCTACAAAATGTCGATTTGATTCGTAGTGCCGATATTGAAATGCGTGAGCTTTCACGCTTAACCCGTGAAACTATTCACCTTGGCGCTTTGGATGAAGATGGGATCGTCTACATTCATAAAATTGACTCAATGTATAACCTGCGTATGTATTCGCGCATTGGTCGCCGTAATCCGCTGCACACCACCGCCATTGGTAAAGTGTTGTTGGCTTGGCGCGATCGTAGCGAAGCAGAAGAAATTATCAGCCAGATTGAGTTCAAGCGTAGCACCGAAAAAACTATCCTTACCCCTGAAGCGTTGCTGGCGGCGCTCGATGAGGTGAAAGAGCAAGGTTTTGGTGAAGATATTGAAGAACAGGAAGAAGGGCTGCGCTGCATCGCGGTGCCTGTTTTCGATCGCTTTGGCGTGGTGATTGCGGGGCTGAGTATTTCGTTCCCAACAATCCGCTTCTCAGAAGATGCTAAACACGAATACGTTAAAATGCTGCATACCGCAGCGCGCAATATTTCTGAACAGCTGGGTTATCACGACTATCCGTTCTAG
- a CDS encoding MFS transporter, protein MKSTINDGVPLPQRYGAILAIAPGITVAVLDGAIANVALPTIARDLNATAATSVWIVNAYQLAITISLLSLASLGDIIGYRKIYLTGLLVFSVTSLGCAMSDSLWTLTLARVLQGFGAAAVMSVNVALVRLIYPQRYLGRGMGINALIVAVSAAAGPSVAAAILSVSSWPWLFAVNVPIGIAAFICGMKFLPENPPKVGKPKFDGYSALLNALTFGLLISAISGFAQRQNNLLLLGELVVMLIVGTLFVRRQLNQEFPLLPVDLLRIPIFSLSVGTSICSFSAQMLAFVSLPFFLQTVLGKTEVMTGLLLTPWPIATMIMAPIAGRLLERFNAGLLGSIGLMLFAIGLLSLALLPSNPTDIDIIWRMALCGAGFGIFQSPNNHTMISSAPRHRSGGASGMLGTARLLGQTSGAALVALMFNLFGDLGTHSSLLLGALFALCAAIVSSLRIRQPKPAAQ, encoded by the coding sequence ATGAAATCAACCATAAATGATGGTGTTCCACTACCTCAACGATACGGCGCAATTTTAGCCATTGCACCGGGTATCACCGTCGCGGTACTTGATGGTGCGATTGCTAACGTCGCCCTTCCCACTATTGCCCGCGATCTTAACGCCACTGCCGCAACGTCGGTGTGGATTGTTAACGCCTACCAGCTCGCCATTACCATTTCGTTGCTGTCGCTGGCGTCCTTGGGCGATATCATCGGCTACCGCAAAATTTACCTCACCGGATTACTGGTATTTAGCGTAACGTCATTGGGTTGCGCGATGTCCGATTCACTCTGGACGCTTACCCTCGCCAGGGTGTTGCAAGGCTTTGGCGCAGCGGCGGTGATGAGCGTGAACGTCGCGCTGGTGCGTTTAATCTATCCTCAGCGTTATCTCGGACGAGGAATGGGCATTAACGCATTAATCGTTGCCGTTTCTGCGGCGGCGGGGCCATCGGTCGCGGCGGCAATTCTCTCCGTCAGCAGCTGGCCATGGTTATTTGCCGTTAACGTGCCAATTGGCATTGCCGCCTTTATTTGCGGCATGAAATTTCTGCCAGAGAATCCGCCCAAAGTGGGTAAGCCAAAATTCGATGGTTACAGCGCGTTGCTTAACGCCCTCACCTTCGGCCTACTGATTTCTGCCATTAGCGGCTTTGCTCAGCGCCAAAACAACCTTCTACTGCTGGGTGAACTGGTGGTTATGCTGATTGTGGGTACCCTTTTCGTGCGCCGTCAGCTCAACCAAGAATTTCCACTGTTGCCTGTAGATCTGCTGCGTATTCCAATCTTTTCGCTCTCAGTAGGAACATCGATATGTTCATTCAGCGCGCAGATGCTGGCATTCGTTTCGTTGCCATTTTTCCTGCAAACGGTGCTTGGCAAAACGGAAGTGATGACCGGTCTTCTGCTAACACCGTGGCCTATCGCCACTATGATAATGGCCCCGATTGCTGGGCGTTTGCTTGAGCGCTTTAACGCTGGGCTACTGGGAAGTATTGGGCTGATGCTGTTTGCCATCGGGTTGCTGTCGCTGGCGCTGCTCCCTTCAAACCCAACAGACATTGATATTATCTGGCGGATGGCGCTCTGCGGTGCTGGTTTTGGTATTTTCCAATCCCCTAACAATCACACCATGATTTCTTCTGCGCCGCGCCATCGCAGCGGCGGTGCCAGTGGCATGCTAGGCACTGCGCGTCTACTGGGGCAAACCAGCGGAGCCGCGCTGGTGGCGCTGATGTTTAACCTGTTTGGCGATCTCGGTACGCATTCATCGTTACTGCTGGGTGCCCTATTTGCCCTCTGTGCCGCGATTGTCAGCAGCCTACGCATTCGTCAACCTAAGCCAGCTGCGCAGTAA
- a CDS encoding YadA C-terminal domain-containing protein, translated as MNRKITLIAAAIACSIVGSAHASLSLADALGGSSSEAIAFRQWVLDNHKIDNSVFDYSKPSEITFVDSPTTNIGNSNQTAHNLLDNHNYDLQTSWIPEFESYEAEIAKQTVTQPDQSYANKHTGTPQYVVNTDTSKPVYYGETHRPNTSPDVNYANKHTGTPQYVVNTDTSKPVYYGETHRPNTSPDVNYANKHTGTPQYVVNADTSKPVYYGETHRPNTTPDVNYANKHTGTPQYVVNTDTSKPVYYGETHRPNTSTTTVVGRNTTAAPITTTTNTESDTSQDKQLNKKQLFILNTMADIAHYNAQQFNADNINIAENHRHSAENSAAIRANSQRLDSVEQHQSSQDSRIDENKKQASAGVSAAFAQANIPQVTENQTFAVGAGVGGYDDENAIAVGASFHATSNSVVKLTVSDDSQDNVGYGAGVSVGW; from the coding sequence ATGAATCGCAAAATAACTTTAATTGCTGCGGCTATCGCCTGTTCCATCGTTGGATCAGCACATGCCAGTTTAAGCTTAGCTGACGCACTAGGCGGTTCATCATCAGAGGCTATCGCCTTCAGACAATGGGTGCTCGACAATCATAAGATTGATAATTCCGTCTTTGATTATTCCAAGCCATCTGAAATCACATTTGTTGACTCACCGACGACCAACATAGGAAACAGCAATCAGACTGCGCATAATCTGCTAGATAACCACAACTATGATTTACAAACTTCATGGATCCCGGAGTTTGAGTCTTATGAGGCAGAAATAGCTAAGCAAACTGTCACGCAACCCGATCAAAGTTATGCGAACAAACATACCGGCACGCCGCAATATGTCGTTAACACCGATACGTCTAAACCGGTTTATTACGGTGAAACGCACCGGCCGAATACCTCGCCAGACGTTAACTATGCGAATAAACATACCGGCACGCCGCAATACGTCGTTAACACCGATACGTCTAAACCGGTTTATTACGGCGAAACACATCGGCCGAATACCTCGCCAGACGTTAACTATGCGAATAAACATACCGGTACGCCGCAATACGTCGTTAACGCCGATACGTCTAAACCGGTTTATTACGGTGAAACACATCGGCCGAATACAACCCCAGACGTTAACTATGCGAATAAACATACCGGCACGCCGCAATACGTCGTTAACACCGATACGTCTAAACCGGTTTATTACGGCGAAACACATCGGCCAAATACATCGACGACAACGGTTGTTGGCAGGAATACAACTGCCGCCCCAATCACAACAACGACGAACACTGAGTCTGATACATCACAGGATAAACAGCTCAATAAAAAACAGCTTTTCATTCTTAACACTATGGCAGACATAGCACACTACAACGCGCAGCAGTTTAATGCTGACAATATCAACATTGCTGAAAATCATCGTCATAGTGCCGAAAACAGCGCCGCGATTAGAGCAAACTCACAGCGTTTAGACTCGGTTGAGCAGCATCAGTCATCACAAGATTCACGTATTGATGAGAACAAAAAACAAGCTTCAGCAGGTGTTAGTGCCGCCTTTGCTCAGGCCAATATTCCTCAGGTAACAGAGAACCAGACATTTGCCGTGGGCGCAGGCGTTGGCGGTTATGACGATGAGAACGCAATTGCGGTGGGTGCATCGTTTCATGCCACCTCAAATAGCGTGGTTAAACTAACTGTCTCTGATGATTCGCAAGATAACGTTGGCTACGGTGCTGGCGTGTCCGTCGGCTGGTAA
- a CDS encoding riboflavin synthase: protein MFTGIVQGTAPVVSIDEKSNFRTHIVKFPQELLPDLELGASVAHNGCCLTVTKVEGDLVSFDLMKETLRITNLGDVTVGSVVNLERAAKFNDEIGGHLMSGHIICTAEIVKILTSENNRQIWFKMPNPELMKYVLHKGFIGIDGISLTIGEVTKSRFCVHLIPETLQRTTLGVKRLGDKVNIEIDPQTQAVVDTVERVLASRDAILQAAMKADSVA from the coding sequence ATGTTTACCGGCATTGTTCAGGGCACCGCTCCCGTTGTGTCCATTGATGAAAAATCAAATTTTCGTACTCATATCGTTAAATTTCCGCAGGAGTTATTGCCCGATCTTGAGCTCGGCGCGTCCGTTGCTCACAACGGTTGTTGTTTGACCGTGACCAAAGTGGAAGGCGACCTGGTTAGCTTCGATTTGATGAAAGAAACGCTGCGCATCACCAATCTGGGCGATGTAACGGTAGGTAGCGTGGTAAATCTGGAGCGAGCAGCGAAGTTTAATGATGAAATCGGTGGGCATTTAATGTCTGGCCATATCATCTGTACCGCTGAAATCGTTAAAATCCTGACCTCAGAGAACAATCGCCAGATTTGGTTCAAAATGCCGAATCCTGAGCTGATGAAGTATGTATTACATAAAGGTTTTATCGGTATCGACGGTATTAGTTTGACCATCGGAGAAGTCACCAAGAGCCGTTTTTGCGTACATTTGATCCCAGAAACGCTGCAACGTACCACGCTTGGCGTGAAACGTTTGGGCGATAAAGTGAATATTGAGATCGATCCACAAACTCAGGCCGTAGTGGATACGGTGGAACGCGTATTAGCCAGCCGTGACGCGATATTGCAAGCCGCTATGAAAGCTGATTCTGTGGCTTAA
- a CDS encoding MATE family efflux transporter, with the protein MQKYWIEARSLLALAIPVIIAQVSQTAMGFVDTIMAGGVSATDMAAVAVGTSIWLPAILFGHGLLLALTPVIAQLNGAGRRDKIEHQVRQGFWLAFGVSVLIIVVLYNSKHIIDMMHNIDHDLSSKAIGYLHAIMWGAPGYLFFQVLRNQCEGLSKTKPGMVIGFIGLLVNIPINYIFIYGKLGAPALGGVGCGVATGSVYWVMYFIMRWYVRHSSSLRDLRQKGMEAPQWATIHRLINIGMPVALALFFEVTLFAVVALLVSPLGIVSVAGNQIALNFSSLMFVLPMSLGVAATIRVGYRLGEGSAENAKVAARTSIAVGMSMAACTAIFTVIFREPIALLYNDNPEVITMASHLMLLAAIYQISDSVQVIGSGVLRGYKDTRSIFFITFTAYWILGLPTGYVLALTDYIVPAMGPSGFWTGFIIGLTSAAIMMALRIRWLQNQPAAWILQRAAR; encoded by the coding sequence GTGCAGAAGTATTGGATAGAAGCGCGTAGCTTATTAGCTCTGGCTATTCCCGTTATCATTGCGCAGGTTTCACAAACGGCCATGGGTTTTGTTGACACCATCATGGCAGGCGGCGTTAGCGCCACAGATATGGCGGCCGTTGCCGTTGGGACCTCCATTTGGCTACCGGCTATTCTGTTTGGCCACGGTTTGCTGCTGGCTTTAACACCGGTCATTGCTCAGCTAAACGGCGCGGGTCGGCGCGATAAAATCGAGCATCAGGTACGACAAGGCTTCTGGCTGGCGTTTGGCGTGTCGGTTTTAATCATCGTAGTGCTTTATAACTCAAAACATATCATCGATATGATGCATAACATCGATCATGATTTGTCGAGCAAAGCCATTGGCTACCTGCACGCCATTATGTGGGGTGCGCCGGGGTATTTGTTCTTCCAAGTGCTGCGTAATCAGTGCGAAGGCCTATCGAAAACCAAACCGGGGATGGTCATTGGTTTCATCGGTCTGTTGGTCAACATTCCGATTAACTACATTTTCATCTATGGGAAATTAGGTGCCCCAGCGCTGGGCGGCGTCGGCTGCGGCGTGGCCACGGGCAGCGTGTATTGGGTGATGTATTTCATCATGCGTTGGTACGTTCGCCACTCATCCAGCCTGCGCGATCTGCGCCAAAAAGGCATGGAAGCACCACAGTGGGCAACGATCCATCGCTTGATCAATATCGGTATGCCGGTTGCTTTAGCGCTGTTTTTCGAAGTCACGCTGTTTGCCGTTGTCGCTTTGCTGGTGTCACCGTTGGGTATAGTTTCCGTCGCGGGTAACCAAATTGCGCTGAACTTTAGCTCGCTGATGTTTGTACTACCGATGTCTCTTGGCGTAGCGGCAACCATTCGCGTGGGTTACCGTTTGGGCGAAGGCTCGGCGGAAAATGCAAAAGTCGCGGCACGAACCAGTATTGCCGTGGGCATGTCGATGGCGGCGTGTACCGCTATTTTCACCGTTATCTTCCGCGAGCCTATTGCCCTGCTCTACAACGATAACCCTGAAGTTATCACCATGGCATCGCACCTCATGTTGCTGGCGGCAATTTATCAGATTTCCGATTCGGTACAGGTTATCGGCAGCGGCGTACTGCGTGGTTATAAAGATACCCGTTCAATTTTCTTTATTACTTTCACGGCGTACTGGATTTTGGGGCTGCCAACCGGCTATGTGCTGGCGCTGACCGACTATATTGTTCCTGCGATGGGGCCAAGCGGCTTCTGGACAGGCTTTATCATCGGCCTAACCTCGGCCGCCATTATGATGGCGCTGCGTATTCGCTGGCTACAAAATCAGCCTGCCGCGTGGATCTTACAGCGCGCTGCGCGTTAA
- a CDS encoding tyrosinase family protein translates to MSKRESPFSLNRRRLIIATALTTLATALPFQSVFSASTPTATKRRYTRVNLSSKEGQRMLASYQKGIKAMLELPPSDPLNWYRHTLIHTLDCPHGNWWFLPWHRGYVGWFEKIIRKLSGDADFAMPFWDWTAEPRVPDAFFDGVLNPENQAFIDSYTKFREALFNPVEAQWGTFTLQQLHELQLRDYPYPSDLWKGIEGDGQPDNAMFFAHGKTRDLTRAKPNFDCTTQNAVSLDTILDALAPTSFEMFGSESAPNHSNSHQHGFGILEGFPHNKVHNDIGGFMGNFLSPVDPIFFMHHANLDRLWEVWQAKQIRDNLPTEPQEGLDKWKSEPFLFYVDENGRPVENNRAGDYIQVGDFDYGYQTGSGDSTAHFTLGKARAMPELRLDATLDQADLNDGKIVNARVVLPKPLANSAALFGDEQQRYYVLIEIMPMSSVQGVSFNVALDKPSLLHKGQQASTEGSCQDSVNSFTFFGSMDMTNMKTTFMAPMTAALRSLSSSEKSAGAINIYISASTSGDAKIKVNATVSSVTLRAF, encoded by the coding sequence ATGAGTAAGCGTGAATCACCTTTTAGTCTTAATCGTCGTCGCTTAATTATTGCCACGGCGCTCACTACACTAGCAACCGCACTTCCGTTTCAATCCGTGTTTTCAGCCTCTACGCCGACAGCAACAAAGCGGCGTTATACCCGCGTAAATCTCAGCAGCAAAGAAGGGCAGCGAATGCTCGCCAGCTATCAAAAAGGGATTAAGGCAATGCTGGAGCTACCGCCTTCAGATCCGCTGAATTGGTATCGACATACGTTAATTCATACGCTTGATTGCCCACATGGCAACTGGTGGTTTTTACCCTGGCATCGCGGGTATGTCGGATGGTTTGAAAAGATCATTCGTAAATTGAGCGGTGATGCCGATTTCGCGATGCCGTTCTGGGACTGGACGGCGGAACCACGCGTGCCTGATGCGTTTTTTGACGGTGTGCTTAATCCAGAAAATCAGGCGTTTATTGATAGCTATACGAAGTTCCGTGAGGCGCTATTCAATCCCGTTGAGGCTCAGTGGGGGACATTTACCCTCCAGCAGTTACATGAGCTACAGCTGCGTGACTATCCTTATCCTTCCGATCTTTGGAAAGGTATCGAGGGGGATGGCCAGCCGGATAATGCGATGTTTTTTGCGCATGGGAAAACACGTGACCTAACGAGAGCCAAGCCTAATTTCGACTGTACAACCCAGAATGCGGTTTCGCTCGATACCATTTTAGATGCATTAGCGCCAACTTCGTTTGAGATGTTTGGCAGCGAGTCCGCGCCGAATCATAGTAACAGTCACCAGCATGGATTTGGGATCCTCGAAGGTTTTCCACATAATAAAGTGCATAACGACATCGGTGGCTTTATGGGGAATTTTTTATCGCCGGTTGATCCGATCTTCTTTATGCATCACGCCAATCTCGATCGCTTATGGGAAGTATGGCAAGCGAAGCAAATTCGGGACAATTTACCTACCGAACCACAAGAAGGGCTGGATAAGTGGAAAAGCGAACCTTTCCTGTTTTATGTCGATGAAAATGGTCGGCCCGTGGAGAACAATCGTGCAGGAGACTATATCCAAGTTGGCGATTTCGATTATGGCTATCAAACGGGAAGTGGGGATAGCACCGCTCATTTCACGCTTGGAAAAGCACGGGCAATGCCTGAATTACGGTTAGACGCCACGCTTGATCAAGCTGATTTGAACGACGGAAAAATAGTGAATGCGCGCGTTGTTTTGCCGAAGCCCCTGGCAAATTCAGCTGCGCTGTTTGGTGACGAACAGCAGCGCTACTATGTTTTGATTGAGATAATGCCGATGTCTTCGGTGCAGGGCGTGAGTTTCAATGTCGCGCTTGATAAGCCGAGTTTGTTGCACAAAGGACAGCAAGCCAGCACGGAGGGCTCTTGCCAAGATAGCGTGAATAGCTTCACCTTTTTTGGCAGCATGGATATGACGAATATGAAAACGACCTTTATGGCACCTATGACGGCAGCATTACGAAGCCTGAGCAGCAGTGAAAAAAGCGCCGGTGCTATTAACATATACATTTCGGCTAGCACGTCGGGCGATGCCAAAATAAAGGTTAATGCAACAGTCTCTTCTGTGACATTGAGAGCATTCTAA
- the pykF gene encoding pyruvate kinase PykF produces the protein MKKTKIVCTIGPKTESEEMLNNMLTAGMNVMRLNFSHGDYEEHGQRIKNIRAVMEKTGKKAAILLDTKGPEIRTMKLEGGKDAALTAGQTFTFTTDQSVIGNTSRVAVTYPGFAADLKIGNTVLVDDGLIGMEVIEVSETEVVCKVLNAGDLGENKGVNLPGVSIQLPALAEKDKRDLVFGCEQGVDFVAASFIRKRSDVMEIREHLKAHGGENIQIISKIENQEGLNNFDEILEASDGIMVARGDLGVEIPVEEVIFAQKMMIEKCNRARKVVITATQMLDSMIKNPRPTRAEAGDVANAILDGTDAVMLSGESAKGKYPLEAVSIMATICERTDRVMQSRIDTLHDSRKLRITEAVCRGAVETAEKLDAPLIVVATAGGKSAKAVRKYFPDAMILALTTNPVTARQLILSKGVVPMLVKEIASTDDFYRIGKEVAVESGLAQKGDIVVMVSGALVSSGTTNTASVHVL, from the coding sequence ATGAAAAAGACCAAAATTGTATGCACCATCGGTCCTAAGACCGAATCCGAAGAAATGCTGAACAACATGCTGACCGCAGGCATGAACGTTATGCGTCTTAACTTCTCCCACGGTGATTATGAAGAGCACGGACAGCGCATCAAAAACATTCGCGCTGTTATGGAAAAAACCGGTAAGAAAGCCGCAATCCTGCTGGACACTAAAGGTCCAGAAATCCGTACTATGAAACTGGAAGGCGGCAAAGACGCTGCGCTGACCGCTGGTCAGACTTTCACTTTCACCACTGACCAGAGCGTTATCGGCAACACCAGCCGTGTTGCTGTTACCTACCCTGGCTTCGCTGCTGACCTGAAAATCGGCAACACCGTTCTGGTTGACGATGGCTTGATCGGTATGGAAGTTATCGAAGTTTCAGAAACTGAAGTGGTATGTAAAGTTCTGAACGCGGGCGATCTGGGCGAAAACAAAGGCGTTAACCTGCCAGGCGTTTCTATCCAACTGCCAGCGCTGGCTGAAAAAGACAAACGTGACCTGGTATTCGGTTGCGAGCAAGGCGTTGATTTCGTTGCGGCTTCATTCATCCGTAAACGTTCTGACGTGATGGAAATCCGTGAGCATCTGAAAGCCCACGGCGGCGAAAACATTCAGATCATTTCTAAGATCGAAAACCAGGAAGGTCTGAACAACTTCGACGAAATTCTGGAAGCTTCTGACGGCATCATGGTTGCTCGTGGTGACCTGGGCGTTGAAATCCCAGTTGAAGAAGTTATTTTCGCTCAGAAAATGATGATCGAAAAATGTAACCGTGCACGTAAAGTTGTTATCACTGCAACTCAGATGCTCGATTCCATGATCAAAAACCCACGTCCAACCCGCGCAGAAGCAGGCGACGTAGCTAACGCCATTCTGGACGGTACTGACGCAGTTATGCTGTCTGGCGAAAGTGCTAAGGGTAAATACCCTCTTGAAGCCGTTAGCATCATGGCAACCATCTGTGAGCGTACTGACCGCGTGATGCAGAGCCGTATTGATACTCTGCACGACAGCCGTAAACTGCGCATCACCGAAGCGGTTTGCCGTGGCGCTGTAGAAACTGCTGAAAAACTGGACGCTCCACTGATCGTGGTTGCGACTGCCGGTGGTAAATCTGCGAAAGCCGTTCGTAAATACTTCCCAGATGCCATGATCCTGGCTCTGACCACTAACCCAGTCACCGCTCGCCAGCTGATCCTGAGCAAAGGCGTGGTTCCTATGCTGGTTAAAGAGATCGCTTCTACTGACGATTTCTACCGTATTGGTAAAGAAGTTGCGGTTGAAAGTGGTCTGGCTCAGAAAGGCGACATCGTGGTTATGGTTTCTGGCGCACTGGTTTCCAGCGGCACAACCAACACGGCTTCCGTGCACGTTCTGTAA
- a CDS encoding major outer membrane lipoprotein, whose amino-acid sequence MNRTKLVLGAVILASTMLAGCSSNAKIDQLSTDVQTLNTKVDQLSNDVNAMRADVQTAKDDAARANQRLDNMATKYKK is encoded by the coding sequence ATGAATCGTACTAAACTGGTACTGGGCGCAGTAATCCTGGCTTCTACTATGCTGGCTGGTTGTTCAAGCAATGCTAAAATCGACCAACTGTCTACTGATGTTCAGACTCTGAACACCAAAGTTGATCAGCTGAGCAACGACGTTAACGCAATGCGCGCTGACGTTCAGACTGCTAAAGACGACGCAGCACGCGCTAACCAGCGTCTGGACAACATGGCTACTAAATACAAGAAATAA